From the genome of Alteromonas stellipolaris:
TGCTTCACGTCGATGCGTTTCTACAGAGAATCCAAGTTGCTCCATCCACGCATTAAAGATGTCAGCATTGTGATCTACACCCGCTTTATTTTTAGTGTAAGAGTTGAGCGATATAATTGAGGCAAGTTCGGTAAAGTCCAGACTACTATTCATGATATTTATTCCAAGTATTGATTAAAACCAAACTACGCTAAAGCCCTTGTTTTAATTGAGCTATTCACAGTAATAACACATGCTTTAAACGTTAAAGTTACAAATATTGAAATTAATTCCAATTGAGCAAAAATTAAACTTGAATAGTTCGCAATTTAGCCGTTTAATAGCGCCGCTTTTGGGAGGGACTCCTCGTACCAAGACGTACCCTGAAGTCTAATATATGTCATATTTCTCATCTAAAATAGATATTTACCACCCATTTTGGTGCAGAATTTTATTTTGAGAAATCTTCTTACTTAAATCGAACAGAATGTCAATTCATCGATTCATAAAAACAGGGTTAAAAGTCGTGCCAAAGTATACAGTCGGGATGTGGATGTACAGCAACAGCGGCGGTACTGCCATACAGGCTAAAATCGTCAACCAATTACGAGATCGCGATATCGAAGCAATTACCGATCTTAACTTAGGTCATGCAAACGCACACAACGGAACCATTACGTGCCATAACGTGAATATGGAAGAATTAGATGCGTTCTTTTCATACAATGCAGGTCAACAAACACCTTATCAAGTTTTTCTTTATCAAGTATTGAACGAATCAATTCCGTGCCTTAACAGTTTTGAGTCTTTTTCGTTATCTGAAGATAAACTTCGCACTTCGCATCGCTTATCTCGCGCAGGTATTCGTACACCTGATTACCGACTATGTAATACCAAAGACAAACCCATGCTTAAAAATACCATCCGCGAATGGGGCGGACGCTTGGTTTACAAGCCTACCGACGGCTGGGGTGGAATGGGCATAGTAAAAGTGGAAGATGAGCGTTCTTTAGATATGCTTATCCCTTTTTTGGATCAAACCAATATTCCCCACTTCTATGTCGAACGTTTTATCAATTACGACATGACAGATTATCGCATCGACATTGTAGATGGTGAATTTGTAGGCTGTTATGGACGCAAAGCACCTAAAGACGACTGGAAAACCAATGTCACCAGCGGCGGCTCTGTTATTCGCCGTGAACCCAATGATGAATTAGTTGCCCTAGCCATTAAAGCAGCAAAAGTTACCGGCCTAGATATCGCTGGGGTTGATGTAATTTATGACCAAGAACATGAAGAATATGTAGTACTAGAAGTAAACGGTATTCCTGCATTCGCCACGCCTGAGCAAGAAGCTGCAGGCTTGACGTTTAATGATGGAAAAATCGAGCGGATCGTTAACTTGATTGAGCGAAAAGCAATTGAAAAGCGCGCAAGTTTGCAAGCTGCGCTAACCTCTCAACTTTAAACGAGAAAGTAAAATGTCTACGACTAAACTACCTACTATTGGCCTTCTCTACCTAGACCATGTACTGCGCTTTTTCGACAAGTCTAACTTTAAAGGCTGGCCTGATAAAATTGAAACTGTGTGTTACCACTGGGGTAACGACAAAGCCCGCTTTGTTCGTGAAGTGAAAAGCAAAAATATCGATATTCTGATTGGTAATATTCCTGCTACGGCTTATGAGACGTTCCGTGAAATTGCTCGCGAACTGCCAGACGTGCGCTTTTTGCCTTCAATGGATACGCAGTTTGCCAACAAGTCGAAAGAAAATGTGACCCATTTTTGCGAAAAGCATGACTTGCCTATTCCGAAAACTGATATTTTTTACGAAAAAGACGAAGCTATGGCGTTTTTACGTAAAACCAGTTATCCAAAAATTATTAAAAAATCTTATGGCCCATCTAACTATGGCGGCTACTTCGTACATAAAGTAGATAGCTTCAAAGAAGTGGTTGAACTGCTTAATAAAAAGAAATACCACCCGATTTACGTGCAAGAATTTGTGCCAATGAAGGCCGATATTCGCGTGATGCTAATTGGCCACAAGCCTGTTTGTGCGTTTTGGCGTCGTCCACCTGAAGGTGAATGGCTAACCAATACCAGTCAGGGTGGCTCGATGGATTATTCTGATGTGC
Proteins encoded in this window:
- a CDS encoding ATP-grasp domain-containing protein; translation: MPKYTVGMWMYSNSGGTAIQAKIVNQLRDRDIEAITDLNLGHANAHNGTITCHNVNMEELDAFFSYNAGQQTPYQVFLYQVLNESIPCLNSFESFSLSEDKLRTSHRLSRAGIRTPDYRLCNTKDKPMLKNTIREWGGRLVYKPTDGWGGMGIVKVEDERSLDMLIPFLDQTNIPHFYVERFINYDMTDYRIDIVDGEFVGCYGRKAPKDDWKTNVTSGGSVIRREPNDELVALAIKAAKVTGLDIAGVDVIYDQEHEEYVVLEVNGIPAFATPEQEAAGLTFNDGKIERIVNLIERKAIEKRASLQAALTSQL